A region from the Ptychodera flava strain L36383 chromosome 12, AS_Pfla_20210202, whole genome shotgun sequence genome encodes:
- the LOC139145542 gene encoding uncharacterized protein, producing the protein MVSGELQYTTTLSAELDFSDCLRLGLRGYNKAGLSTTVHREIKDCSVVGHITKNIVIDAVGEYDDEIDDVRDVHLSADSEWPASDAEYTRSKSKLSAVWPSLGHGNYSWKVISDQTLARYAYQKPVQHIDYKSYPSSSPHVIAYGKSQSQYINVGGLELQHGWRYYICIHANETVTYRANIEVILPQVSACSDGIVADHTPPATGIVKIGLDGQQYQTSTSELIVHWSGFYDVDEHGRSSHSSGIKTYEIAIGSSPGGIDARDYQSVGMLNRIVVTDLYLQGGLTYFATVRATDYVGLRSEAVSNGITVDVTPPMTSEESLELGGHFLTSISSITASWTGLFTDVESGIVEYEWCVGSKSWHSDVYACTVTDQEESILSDDDDLELLEGHVYYVMVKAYNNAGLSSAIASSGMLVDASSPVGGFVYDGDDKNTDKDHQTHLDSLAAHWYGFYDPHSPVSGYSWKIGSCSECDDVLSEEDVGLSLEMKASNLNLEPGVRYYTTVTACNAAGLCTTVTSDGIIPDNSPPIAGKVYDGVSHGDIAFQSSRTSLSAHWYNFHDPHSQLSHYELRAGTTPGGDDILPRTRLHLTEKAYISQLPNQLRIATPIYVTVTAFNKAGLLIEKSSNGMMVDDTPPTLKKKPTYDSSMGSVYNGTQVWSGLLSVSWEFHDSESPIVSQLLSVSTHRQSDLNVSPVKVQGNVHQYTFTNLSLYDGNTYYVHVIACNAAKLCASCDTDDILIDSSPPTVGTFAMETDHAAGLTRHREGWMTYHQSQGQNSANVKLAWLGFADIHTGIRHYNVGIGSRYASWDMTWYTTVQVQHSNGSSHFDEGSIQTATVDINRDLIPGEHIYCTLWAVNKVGLQSYEAHETFVVTKSNDQSGILSLLRRCDIQTCQGDCTCALQNTPCDFTPENCNDVTGNNQYQQVQVFDVIDYRDVELIGDAFEDVNFTASRCALAARWRASNNGISIQRYEWSVGSKGDAPGTGLLNPAFDRIWHDAGLNTFVVFTARDIFLNTKLEYVFYVKSWYDETEYAVFASDGIRSDGTPPGVSTSRKVKDVLDLDTLVDTDYSSSTSSIGVSWKSIFSEADSEIRYFSVSIGTHVGGEDIQSFGENIVASNEFEVKLDGLTLQPGIKYYSNVKAVNSAGLVSIASSDGFLVDAAPPEIGVVHDGLGIHDSDYQNSSTIVAASWHGFSDLQSSIHHYMWCVGTTPGAEDVLPCRDVGLHLSIATISERGLSSGQSYFSKVMAVDAAGLQSAPAISNGITVDTTVPEAVKKVNDHTNLIGNPSFEEVETEDGETDCTNPEIFICLPAVWQVQGTGHVTRGSNVSSNAGNAFMNIYGSVSQTVETAVGGKYRVSFYASHLPVSETSLVSQQGYIYLPGLHRVFRLFKRRTRAAQLDWYEHVYYFTAASELSNVTIGSFGDKSGIAIDEVQLFLTSEQEGTPSTSDPIQKHLRTDGKEFSLHASWDITDPESPIVNYMVAIGTVKGGTQLQDFRSVGRSTQVFIDDLLLTSGLPIYITVVAKNAADLTAVFYSEPIMVDITPPQLCCVGDGPNEDEDLTHQTSSVISVHWRVSDPESGIEYCEWAIGRAPSSSTLLPYTRTSTHYSASVDLENHVHHADTVYCSIRCKNSVGLFSYGVSRGVTLVKEAPHSHDATLRVVTSSPTVYDARENHQTKVNSITIAWDGFSDLSGISHFECKLLGDTKEATQAWRSVGVAGETTAVMTGLSLKSYKTYQVQLRAVNYGGLKSEPTTSDVIIETCPPYRTGHDLLYSWLSESVVHLDWSKLFISNSSLTYELSVGSTLGGGNILKWYETRIPSFQFNEVDLSIRYFVTIVAVNEAGLFEIYNTDFFPKHN; encoded by the exons ATGGTCTCAGGGGAG TTACAGTACACCACGACGCTTTCGGCGGAACTCGACTTCAGCGATTGTCTTCGACTTGGATTGCGTGGATACAACAAAGCTGGACTCAGCACTACAGTTCACAGAGAAATAAAAGATTGCAGTGTGGTTGGTCACATCACAAAGAACATCGTTATCGATGCTGTAGGAGAGTATGACGATGAAATCGACGATGTGAG GGATGTGCACCTGTCTGCGGATTCGGAGTGGCCAGCTTCTGATGCTGAATATACGCGTTCAAAATCAAAGCTGTCTGCAGTGTGGCCAAGCCTTGGACATGGGAATTACAGTTGGAAAGTCATCTCCGATCAAACGCTAGCCCGTTACGCATATCAGAAGCCAGTCCAACACATCGATTATAAGTCGTACCCAAGTTCTTCACCGCATGTTATCGCATACGGCAAAAGTCAA TCACAGTACATTAATGTAGGTGGCCTTGAACTACAACACGGCTGGCGCTACTACATATGTATACATGCTAATGAAACAGTCACATACCGTGCTAACATCGAGGTCATTTTACCGCAAGTGTCAGCCTGTTCTGATGGAATCGTTGCTGATCATACTCCACCAGCTACTGGCATAGTGAAAATCGGTCTAGATGGTCAACAATATCAG ACATCGACCTCTGAACTAATCGTTCACTGGAGTGGATTCTACGATGTTGATGAACACGGACGCAGCTCCCACAGCTCTGGGATAAAGACGTATGAGATTGCCATAG GTTCATCACCAGGTGGCATAGATGCACGAGATTACCAATCCGTTGGAATGCTTAACAGGATAGTAGTTACTGATCTGTATCTTCAAGGGGGACTCACCTACTTTGCTACTGTCAGAG CTACGGACTACGTTGGCCTAAGGTCTGAAGCTGTTTCGAATGGCATTACAGTTGACGTCACACCACCAATGACGTCAGAAGAGTCATTAGAATTAGGAGGTCACTTCCTCACTTCAATCTCTTCAATCACGGCATCATGGACAGGACTGTTTACTGACGTAGAAAGTG GCATTGTCGAGTATGAATGGTGTGTTGGTTCAAAATCTTGGCATTCAGACGTTTACGCATGTACTGTTACTGATCAAGAGGAGAGCATCCTATCTGATGACGATGACCTCGAACTACTTGAAGGTCATGTTTACTATGTGATGGTCAAG GCATATAATAATGCAGGACTTTCAAGTGCCATTGCATCTTCGGGTATGTTGGTTGACGCATCATCACCTGTTGGCGGATTCGTTTATGACGGAGATGATAAAAATACAGATAAGGACCATCAG ACACACTTAGACTCTCTGGCAGCTCACTGGTATGGATTCTATGATCCCCATTCTCCTGTCAGCGGCTATTCTTGGAAAATTGGATCTTGTTCAGAATGTGACGATGTCCTGTCAGAAGAAGATGTTGGATTGTCACTCG AAATGAAGGCATCAAATCTCAACTTGGAACCCGGGGTAAGATACTACACAACCGTCACTGCGTGTAACGCTGCTGGCCTGTGTACGACTGTAACATCTGATGGTATCATACCAGATAACTCTCCACCCATTGCTGGCAAAGTTTACGACGGAGTGAGTCACGGAGACATCGCTTTTCAATCATCAAG GACATCACTGTCGGCTCACTGGTATAATTTTCACGATCCTCACTCTCAACTTTCACACTACGAGCTTCGTGCAGGAACGACACCCGGGGGTGACGACATTTTACCGAGAACTAGATTACATCTGACCGAGAAGGCATATATATCACAGTTACCAAACCAACTACGAATTGCCACCCCGATTTATGTGACAGTAACAGCCTTTAATAAAGCAG GCTTACTGATAGAAAAATCATCGAATGGTATGATGGTAGATGATACCCCGCCCACGTTGAAAAAGAAACCGACGTATGACAGTTCCATGGGATCAGTGTACAATGGAACTCAG GTATGGAGTGGGCTTCTCAGCGTATCGTGGGAGTTTCACGACTCGGAAAGCCCAATAGTGAGTCAGCTGCTTTCTGTGTCTACCCATCGCCAAAGCGACTTGAACGTGTCTCCTGTAAAG GTACAAGGCAATGTTCACCAGTACACGTTTACTAACCTATCACTGTACGATGGTAACACCTACTATGTCCACGTGATAGCATGCAATGCAGCTAAATTGTGTGCATCATGCGACACGGACGATATCTTG ATTGATTCCAGTCCTCCAACTGTTGGCACATTCGCTATGGAGACCGACCACGCCGCTGGTTTAACACGTCATCGAGAAGGCTGGATGACATATCATCAAAGCCAGGGGCAAAACTCAGCAAATGTTAAACTAGCTTGGTTAGGATTTGCAGATATTCACACAGGAATAAGACATTACAATGTTGGTATAGGCAGTAGATATGCTTCGTGGGATATGACTTGG TATACGACAGTTCAAGTCCAACATTCCAATGGGTCGTCTCATTTCGATGAAGGTAGCATACAAACGGCAACTGTTGATATCAACAGGGACCTGATTCCAGGAGAACATATATACTGTACACTGTGGGCGGTAAATAAG GTTGGTTTGCAAAGTTATGAAGCCCATGAAACATTTGTTGTGACTAAATCGAATGACCAAAGTGGGATTTTGTCTCTGCTGAGGCGATGCGACATACAGACATGTCAGGGAGACTGCACATGCGCACTACAAAACACACCGTGTGACTTTACCCCAGAAAACTGCAATGACGTCACAG GAAACAATCAGTACCAGCAAGTTCAAGTCTTCGATGTTATTGACTACAGAGATGTAGAATTGATCGGCGATGCCTTCGAAGACGTAAACTTCACGGCTTCAAGATGTGCTCTAGCTGCAAGGTGGAGAGCTTCGAATAACG GGATATCAATTCAACGCTATGAATGGAGTGTTGGAAGCAAAGGTGACGCACCAGGAACTGGATTATTGAATCCAGCCTTCGACAGAATATGGCACGACGCTGGTCTGAACACTTTTGTAGTTTTTACCGCTAGGGACA tttttctgaATACAAAATTGGAATATGTATTCTACGTAAAGTCTTGGTATGATGAAACGGAGTACGCCGTCTTTGCGTCGGATGGAATAAGATCGGACGGAACCCCGCCAGGAGTATCGACGTCGCGTAAG GTTAAAGATGTGCTTGACCTCGATACACTGGTTGACACTGACTATTCGTCTTCAACGTCATCGATTGGTGTTTCGTGGAAAAGTATATTCTCAGAGGCTGATTCTGAAATCAGATATTTTTCGGTGTCTATCGGGACTCATGTTGGAG GCGAGGACATCCAGTCATTCGGTGAAAATATAGTTGCATCTAATGAATTCGAAGTTAAGTTGGATGGGTTGACTCTCCAGCCTGGAATCAAATACTATTCTAATGTAAAAGCTGTCAACAGTGCTGGACTTGTGTCGATCGCATCATCTGACGGATTTTTG GTTGATGCAGCGCCACCTGAGATCGGCGTGGTGCATGACGGTCTCGGAATTCACGACTCAGATTATCAAAACTCCAGCACTATTGTAGCTGCGTCGTGGCATGGTTTCTCTGACTTGcagtcatcaattcatcatTACATGTGGTGCGTTGGTACAACGCCTGGAGCAGAAGACGTCCTTCCTTGTAGGGACGTTGGACTTCATCTGTCGATAGCGACAATAAGTGAGCGCGGTCTTAGCTCAG GCCAGAGTTACTTTTCAAAGGTCATGGCCGTCGACGCTGCAGGTCTTCAATCTGCACCAGCGATTTCAAATGGAATCACGGTGGACACTACTGTTCCAGAGGCCGTAAAGAAAGTCAACGACCACACCAACCTGATCGGTAACCCGTCCTTTGAAGAAGTTGAAACAGAAGATGGTGAGACGGATTGCACAAATCCTGAAATATTCATCTGCCTCCCGGCGGTGTGGCAGGTACAGGGAACAGGTCATGTCACAAGAGGTTCAAATGTGAGTTCTAACGCGGGCAATGCCTTTATGAACATTTATGGCAGCGTGTCACAGACGGTGGAAACCGCGGTTGGCGGAAAGTACAGAGTTTCCTTCTATGCAAGTCACTTGCCCGTGTCGGAGACTTCACTTGTATCACAACAAGGATACATCTACCTTCCCGGCTTGCACCGAGTCTTTAGATTATTCAAAAGAAGAACAAGAGCCGCGCAGCTGGACTGGTATGAGCATGTGTACTACTTTACTGCAGCATCAGAGTTATCAAATGTTACGATTGGATCGTTTGGAGATAAAAGCG GCATTGCAATCGATGAGGTCCAACTTTTCCTAACATCTGAACAAGAGGGTACACCATCTACTAGTGATCCTATACAGAAACATCTGCGTACAGATGGTAAAGAATTTTCTCTGCATGCAAGCTGGGATATCACAGATCCTGAGAGTCCTATAGTAAACTATATGGTCGCTATCGGTACTGTTAAAG GAGGAACACAGTTGCAGGATTTTCGATCTGTGGGTCGATCGACCCAGGTCTTCATCGACGACCTGTTATTGACCAGTGGCTTACCAATTTACATCACCGTGGTGGCAAAGAATGCCGCTGATCTGACTGCAGTGTTCTACTCTGAACCAATCATGGTTGACATCACACCTCCACAGCTGTGCTGCGTCGGG GATGGCCCCAATGAGGATGAAGATCTCACTCACCAAACATCATCTGTGATCTCAGTGCATTGGAGGGTTAGTGACCCTGAGAGTGGAATTGAATATTGTGAATGGGCTATAG gAAGAGCGCCATCATCTTCTACACTTTTACCGTACACAAGAACCTCAACTCACTACTCGGCTTCAGTTGATCTGGAAAACCATGTACACCATGCAGACACCGTATATTGCAGCATACGTTGCAAGAATTCTGTTGGTCTTTTCAGTTATGGTGTGTCCAGAGGAGTCACTCTCGTTAAAGAAGCACCCCACTCCCATGACGCAACGCTTCGTGTCGTCACTTCCTCCCCAACCGTCTACGATGCACGAGAGAACCATCAAACGAAAGTAAATAGTATCACTATTGCATGGGATGGATTTTCCGATTTGTCCGGTATATCCCACTTCGAG TGTAAATTGCTGGGTGATACCAAAGAAGCGACGCAGGCTTGGAGGTCAGTCGGAGTTGCAGGTGAAACCACTGCAGTAATGACCGGTCTCTCCTTAAAGTCTTACAAAACATATCAAGTACAGCTTCGTGCCGTTAACTATGGCGGGTTGAAGAGTGAACCGACCACATCAGATGTTATCATAGAGACATGTCCACCATATCGTAcag GTCACGACCTGCTCTATTCCTGGTTGAGTGAGAGCGTAGTGCATCTGGACTGGTCAAAACTATTCATCAGCAACTCGTCTCTCACCTATGAGCTGTCTGTTGGTTCGACACTTGGAGGCGGTAATATTCTGAAGTGGTACGAAACTCGCATCCCGTCTTTCCAATTCAACGAAGTGGATTTGTCGATCAGATACTTCGTCACCATTGTCGCAGTGAACGAGGCTGGCTTATTTGAAATCTACAACACAGATTTTTTTCCTAAACATAACTAA
- the LOC139146225 gene encoding uncharacterized protein gives MDAESGIFDYEVGLSSVPSGLMPDILQFSSTKSHPTFLTYHPNLGEGVEFYIVIKAINRASLITFELVGPVIVEVTPPEFDGEIIVALESDGLESSYLVARWDQDAFFDDDELDPLEDYQVAEKLKATHLLCHTCLYQR, from the exons ATGGACGCAGAGAGTGGTATCTTCGACTATGAGGTCGGCCTAAGTAGCGTGCCCTCAGGGTTAATGCCTGATATTCTGCAATTCAGCTCCACCAAGTCACACCCTACGTTTCTTACCTATCATCCCAATCTTGGCGAAGGTGTTGAGTTCTACATTGTGATAAAGGCAATAAATAGAGCAAGCCTTATCACCTTCGAG CTTGTGGGACCAGTGATCGTTGAGGTGACACCCCCTGagtttgatggtgaaataataGTAGCATTAGAAAGCGATGGTCTCGAAAGCAGTTACCTAGTTGCTCGTTGGGACCAAGATGCATTCTTTGACGATGATGAGTTAGATCCATTGGAGGATTATCAAGTTGCA GAGAAGCTGAAGGCAACTCATCTATTATGCCATACGTGCCTCTATCAACGATAA